A section of the Verrucomicrobium sp. GAS474 genome encodes:
- a CDS encoding DNA-directed RNA polymerase subunit omega has translation MSNAAFVQEALNIVGTPEVLVNVISRRVRQLGQGARPLVEVHPRWTLMEVALREIADHKLTFELIDPKVAQAESDEAAAAAAAA, from the coding sequence ATGAGCAACGCCGCCTTTGTCCAGGAAGCCCTTAACATCGTTGGAACCCCCGAGGTCCTCGTTAACGTCATTTCCCGGCGCGTCCGCCAGCTCGGGCAGGGTGCCCGCCCGCTCGTCGAGGTCCATCCCCGCTGGACGTTGATGGAAGTCGCCCTCCGCGAGATCGCCGACCACAAGCTGACTTTCGAGCTGATCGACCCGAAGGTCGCCCAGGCCGAATCGGACGAGGCCGCCGCCGCTGCCGCCGCCGCCTAA
- a CDS encoding glycogen/starch/alpha-glucan phosphorylase, translating to MSDTPSPIFVSGIDTSVEAVKQQILHHLKFTQARDTQTATRRDWWMATSKALQDRVVERMIATMAAHHKANARRIHYLSLEFLMGRLYSNNMYNTGVEKEVAQALTELGQDPALVRSEEYDMGLGNGGLGRLAACFLDSMATLDLPAIGYGIHYEFGLFRQEFVNGYQVEHPDNWIKFGAPWEIVRPDHTQTIRLYGEVERVFDDLGNYASRWVKGREILAIPYDIPISGYGTNTVNFLRLWESKSTEDFDLNAFNDGGYVEAVRQKNLGETISKVLYPNDKTESGKELRLVQQYFFVSASLRDIIRRFLGQGNDWSIFADKVAVQLNDTHPTVAIPELQRILHDEMGMSWDAAWAIVTKTFGYTNHTLLPEALEKWSLGLFSKVLPRHTEIIFEINKRHLDDVEKKWPGDDAKKRDLSIIEEGSHKMVRMAHLAVVGSHSVNGVAALHTELLKKDLFPEFDELFPGRFNNKTNGITPRRWLLACNPGLAELINEKIGHGWAKHLEQLRGLEKWADDPDFQKRFMEIKKANKVHLAGIIKRDCGIDVDPNALFDVQIKRLHEYKRQHLNLLHILALYRRLLKNPDYPMQPRVFIFGAKAAPGYDLAKTIIKAINAVGQTINNDARIKGKLKVAFLPNYRVSLAQRIVPAADLSEQISTAGKEASGTGNMKLALNGALTIGTLDGANVEIGEEVGADNIFIFGLTVDEVKALLRKGYNPWDYYNNDEELKSIVDWLGSNYFTPNDPHGILSSIRYSLLEGGDPYLCLADFAAYSECQKKVDAAYADKKRWAKMAILNTARVDKFSSDRTIAEYAKEIWKVTPVSV from the coding sequence ATGAGCGACACCCCTTCCCCGATCTTCGTCTCCGGCATCGACACCTCCGTCGAGGCCGTCAAACAACAGATCCTTCACCACCTGAAGTTCACCCAGGCGCGCGATACCCAGACCGCCACCCGTCGCGATTGGTGGATGGCGACCTCGAAGGCGCTCCAGGACCGGGTCGTCGAGCGGATGATCGCCACCATGGCCGCCCACCACAAGGCCAACGCCCGCCGCATCCACTATCTCTCCCTCGAATTCCTCATGGGCCGCCTGTACAGCAACAACATGTACAATACCGGCGTCGAGAAGGAAGTCGCCCAAGCCCTGACCGAGCTCGGCCAGGACCCCGCCCTCGTCCGCAGCGAGGAATACGACATGGGCCTCGGCAACGGCGGCCTCGGCCGCCTCGCCGCCTGCTTCCTCGACTCGATGGCGACCCTCGACCTCCCCGCCATCGGCTACGGCATCCATTACGAGTTCGGCCTCTTCCGCCAGGAATTCGTCAACGGCTACCAGGTCGAGCATCCCGACAACTGGATCAAGTTCGGCGCCCCGTGGGAAATCGTCCGTCCCGACCACACCCAGACCATCCGCCTCTACGGCGAGGTCGAGCGGGTCTTCGACGACCTCGGCAACTACGCCTCCCGCTGGGTGAAGGGCCGTGAAATCCTCGCCATCCCCTACGACATCCCGATCAGCGGCTACGGCACGAACACCGTCAACTTCCTCCGCCTCTGGGAATCGAAGTCGACCGAGGACTTCGACCTCAACGCCTTCAACGACGGCGGCTACGTCGAGGCCGTCCGGCAGAAGAACCTCGGCGAGACCATCTCGAAGGTCCTCTACCCGAACGACAAGACCGAGAGCGGCAAGGAGCTGCGCCTCGTCCAGCAATACTTCTTCGTCTCCGCCTCCCTGCGCGACATCATCCGCCGCTTCCTCGGCCAGGGGAACGACTGGTCGATCTTCGCCGACAAGGTCGCCGTCCAGCTCAACGACACCCATCCCACCGTCGCCATCCCCGAGCTCCAGCGCATCCTCCACGACGAAATGGGCATGAGCTGGGACGCCGCCTGGGCGATCGTCACGAAGACCTTCGGCTACACGAACCACACCCTCCTCCCCGAGGCGCTCGAAAAGTGGAGCCTCGGCCTCTTCTCGAAGGTCCTCCCCCGCCACACCGAGATCATCTTCGAGATCAACAAGCGCCACCTCGACGACGTCGAGAAGAAGTGGCCCGGCGACGACGCCAAGAAACGCGACCTCTCCATCATCGAGGAAGGCTCCCACAAGATGGTCCGCATGGCCCACCTCGCCGTCGTCGGCAGCCATTCCGTGAACGGCGTCGCCGCCCTCCACACCGAGCTGCTGAAGAAGGACCTCTTCCCCGAGTTCGACGAGCTCTTCCCCGGCCGCTTCAACAACAAGACCAACGGCATCACCCCCCGCCGCTGGCTCCTCGCCTGCAACCCCGGCCTCGCCGAGCTGATCAACGAGAAGATCGGCCATGGCTGGGCGAAGCACCTCGAGCAGCTCCGCGGCCTCGAGAAATGGGCCGACGATCCCGACTTCCAGAAGCGGTTCATGGAGATCAAGAAGGCGAACAAGGTCCACCTCGCCGGCATCATCAAGCGGGATTGCGGCATCGACGTCGATCCCAACGCCCTCTTCGACGTCCAGATCAAGCGCCTCCACGAGTACAAGCGCCAGCACCTGAACCTCCTCCACATCCTCGCCCTCTACCGTCGCCTCCTGAAGAACCCCGACTACCCCATGCAGCCGAGGGTCTTCATCTTCGGCGCGAAGGCCGCCCCCGGCTACGACCTCGCCAAGACCATCATCAAGGCGATCAACGCCGTCGGCCAGACGATCAACAACGACGCCCGCATCAAGGGCAAGCTGAAGGTCGCCTTCCTCCCGAACTACCGCGTCTCCCTCGCCCAGCGCATCGTCCCCGCCGCCGACCTCTCGGAGCAGATCTCGACCGCGGGCAAGGAGGCCTCCGGCACCGGCAACATGAAGCTCGCCCTCAACGGCGCCCTCACCATCGGCACCCTCGACGGGGCCAACGTCGAGATCGGCGAAGAGGTCGGGGCCGACAACATCTTCATCTTCGGCCTCACCGTCGACGAGGTGAAGGCCCTCCTCCGGAAAGGCTACAATCCGTGGGACTACTACAACAACGACGAGGAACTGAAGTCCATCGTCGATTGGCTCGGCTCGAACTACTTCACCCCGAACGATCCCCACGGCATCCTCAGCTCGATCCGCTACAGCCTCCTCGAAGGGGGCGATCCCTACCTCTGCCTCGCCGACTTCGCCGCCTACTCCGAGTGCCAGAAGAAGGTCGACGCCGCCTATGCCGACAAGAAGCGGTGGGCGAAGATGGCGATCCTGAACACCGCCCGCGTCGACAAGTTCTCCAGCGACCGGACCATCGCCGAATACGCGAAGGAAATCTGGAAGGTGACCCCCGTCTCCGTCTAG
- the smpB gene encoding SsrA-binding protein SmpB produces the protein MGDDVITNRKAHHHYRVLDTYEAGMVLHGTEVKSIRLGHGNLDAAFARIEKGEAFLYQFDIQPYAKASVTNHEAKAVRKLLLHKTELRKLNEATTIKGHSLVPLKLYWKNGKLKLLLGVGTGKDARDKRQDIKKAESKREVDRAMKQYRK, from the coding sequence ATGGGTGACGACGTCATCACAAACCGCAAGGCCCACCACCATTACCGCGTCCTCGACACGTACGAGGCGGGGATGGTGCTCCATGGGACCGAGGTGAAGTCGATCCGCCTCGGCCACGGCAATCTCGACGCGGCCTTTGCCCGGATCGAGAAGGGGGAGGCGTTCCTTTACCAGTTCGACATCCAGCCCTACGCGAAGGCCTCCGTGACGAATCACGAGGCGAAGGCGGTGCGGAAGCTCCTGCTCCACAAGACCGAACTGCGGAAGCTGAACGAGGCGACGACGATCAAGGGCCATTCCCTCGTTCCGCTGAAGCTCTACTGGAAGAACGGCAAGCTGAAGCTCCTGCTCGGCGTCGGCACGGGCAAGGACGCGCGCGACAAGCGGCAGGACATCAAGAAGGCCGAATCGAAGCGCGAGGTCGACCGCGCGATGAAGCAGTATCGGAAGTAG